Part of the Holosporales bacterium genome is shown below.
GGCTCATGTAGTTGATGGAACGGGCAGCGTCAGGGTTGAGTTTTTTGTAAAAGGGCGCATTATTCCGTCCAAGGTCAGTAAAATCATCAAATATCCGCGCTATTTAGACAAAGGAGTTGTTGATCCAGAGTCGCTCAAAACCGATTTTGCCTTGGTTTTTTGCGATATTCCCAGCTCGATCACGCCCATTTGCCTAGGGCCAACAGATTTGTCGGAAATCGTGAAGAAAGCTAGTAAGCACTTCTTTGCCACTTTTATAGGCTATGGCGACCACGGCGTGCTTGGCAGCAATGGTTTCGTCGCATTTAAAGATACTGGCAGGGTAAAACGATATATGGGATGTCCGATCGAGCTGTCGCCACAGACCAAGTTAGAGATCTATGCGAATTTACTACAAGAATCTTTTAGTAAAGATCTGGCTCGGCAATTGCGAGAAACCGCAAGTAACATAAAGTCTGATGACAAAGTATTCTGTAAGATGCATAAAGAATTGAATAAACGTGGATTCAAGCTTGATTTTGGCCCTAAGCATTTACCTGACGCAGTTATTCTTCAAATCCCTCCGTATAAAAGCCGTAACGTTTCAGTAAGCATGGCAGGGTTCACAAATCACGGAGACAGTGGAGGCCCGTTATTTATGGGCGATAGCAATAATGTTGTTGGGGTTTGTGTAGCCGGTCGGCCTGGAAATGAAAAGTCGTATCATTTTACGCGCTATCAAAGTTTCTTTAACTCCTTCGCCAATTACGATGTCTTTCAGTGGATAGAGAAGAATTTAAGTTCATAAACGCATGAATTAACCTTGAAATAAAACTTCTTGTCGGGGTATCATTAAGTCTCTTTTTTTGGAATGCAAGTTTGTTATGAGTACCCCTATAATGCCGTTAGCCACAGCTGTGTGGCTTGTTGACAATACGTCCCTTACGTTTCAGCAAATAGCTGACTTTTGCGATATTCACCTTCTGGAAGTTCAAGCCATAGCTGATGGACAGTCGGCGATTGGTATCAAAGGCGTTGATCCGGTCTCGCTGGGACAGCTAAGCAAGGAAGAGCTGACCAGGTGTGAGAAAGACCACTCGGCAAGCCTAGCTAAGCCAGAGCTAAGTCGCTCTACCCGGGCAACTGCTAAGCCAAAGATTACTCGCCAGGATAAAATCAGGGCGGTTTGTTGGCTGGTACGAAATTACCCAATTGCCAGCGACGGTGAGATTTGTAAGCTTGTTTCAACAACAAAGTCGACAATTAATACAGTTCGAGACGGAACCCATCCTGCCCTTCACGACATAAAGCCTGCCAGCCCAGTACAGTTGGGCATATGTTCGCAAAAAGATTTGGATAAGCTGCCGAGATTAGCCCCCGACCATTTGGTTGCCTAATTAGGCTTACTGACATGCGCATAAGGTTACCGAAGGTCTACCCCAAAATTGCCGTTTTGAACCTAATGATTTGCGTATGTTATTTTTGGTGAAGACTAGGTGACAGATTCATTTACAGGT
Proteins encoded:
- a CDS encoding S1 family peptidase, with translation MKNNFIMCAVYGLTALAACAITFVGTDVEEPALIARANQKVQVCLIICELKEGNKVFRTVGTGTVITIPSGKKAVLTAAHVVDGTGSVRVEFFVKGRIIPSKVSKIIKYPRYLDKGVVDPESLKTDFALVFCDIPSSITPICLGPTDLSEIVKKASKHFFATFIGYGDHGVLGSNGFVAFKDTGRVKRYMGCPIELSPQTKLEIYANLLQESFSKDLARQLRETASNIKSDDKVFCKMHKELNKRGFKLDFGPKHLPDAVILQIPPYKSRNVSVSMAGFTNHGDSGGPLFMGDSNNVVGVCVAGRPGNEKSYHFTRYQSFFNSFANYDVFQWIEKNLSS
- a CDS encoding DUF1013 domain-containing protein is translated as MSTPIMPLATAVWLVDNTSLTFQQIADFCDIHLLEVQAIADGQSAIGIKGVDPVSLGQLSKEELTRCEKDHSASLAKPELSRSTRATAKPKITRQDKIRAVCWLVRNYPIASDGEICKLVSTTKSTINTVRDGTHPALHDIKPASPVQLGICSQKDLDKLPRLAPDHLVA